In the Apium graveolens cultivar Ventura unplaced genomic scaffold, ASM990537v1 ctg75, whole genome shotgun sequence genome, one interval contains:
- the LOC141704156 gene encoding uncharacterized protein LOC141704156: MNFLSYKIGNGESISIWFDPWWHHSCLASSVSSPIITQSGLHHRDTLDVLIRNGAWSLPTANSRSHHLDPLLLSWLENFEYPSLHSGPDLLLWNDIDIKRIKTWHIWDSIRFRAERVPWYQGVWHKLRVNRYAHHQWIACHGRLHTLARLHRFGLVETQQCFLCICGRETETHILLQCSYSNWVLRSLMSSFHIIIQGESWNNFIRYLIELQDTTKSILALCVAQIFCYHIWRERNARAHGMGIFGPKKLLQGIKKDFVARLVSSTWFSKIIDSRPDLVHCTRL; the protein is encoded by the coding sequence ATGAATTTTCTGTCTTACAAAATTGGAAATGGTGAGTCTATTTCGATATGGTTTGATCCTTGGTGGCATCACTCTTGTCTAGCTTCCTCGGTGTCTTCGCCTATCATTACTCAGAGTGGTTTGCATCATAGAGACACTCTTGATGTTCTTATTCGCAACGGGGCTTGGTCTCTTCCCACAGCCAATTCCCGAAGCCACCATCTTGATCCTCTGCTATTGTCTTGGCTGGAAAACTTTGAGTACCCATCGTTGCATTCAGGACCAGACTTACTTCTTTGGAATGATATTGATATCAAGAGAATAAAAACATGGCACATATGGGATTCTATTCGCTTTAGAGCAGAAAGAGTTCCTTGGTATCAGGGCGTTTGGCATAAACTTCGAGTGAATAGGTATGCACACCATCAGTGGATTGCTTGCCACGGAAGGCTTCATACCTTGGCTCGTCTTCACCGATTTGGTTTGGTGGAAACCCAACAGTGTTTTCTGTGTATTTGTGGCCGAGAAACAGAAACTCACATTTTGTTGCAGTGCTCGTACAGTAATTGGGTGCTTCGAAGCCTCATGTCTTCTTTTCACATCATCATTCAGGGGGAATCTTGGAATAATTTTATTCGCTATCTTATCGAACTTCAGGACACAACCAAGAGCATTTTGGCACTCTGTGTTGCTCAGATTTTCTGTTACCATATATGGAGAGAGCGTAACGCGAGGGCGCATGGAATGGGCATTTTTGGTCCGAAAAAGCTACTTCAAGGCATTAAGAAGGATTTTGTTGCTAGGCTTGTCAGCTCGACTTGGTTTTCTAAAATCATAGATAGTAGACCTGATTTAGTTCATTGTACTAGATTGTAG